In Triticum aestivum cultivar Chinese Spring chromosome 5B, IWGSC CS RefSeq v2.1, whole genome shotgun sequence, the following proteins share a genomic window:
- the LOC123112924 gene encoding uncharacterized protein isoform X2, with the protein MTAIRSLVSSSSSSEGNAILAANVFSAGDGSPIMSVIRALIGASSLSELGSFSIYQGSAYASRELVPVYQGSAYGFRELVPASYRRFHPCKVLPVSLTSNRNSSLMLVNILLGAWFGGYLLASTDGQPGSFILENLKEKLKLIEAEIRDLERMIEEFASDFMKLMKQKLERLKVLKEDLLKLLEDFQAVDDVLRKMLDELSADKDLTKEDLAVICKKLMELEAPPEKELLEENLDIFWVLGCISPRQTSMIYGREERKESIKV; encoded by the exons ATGACCGCCATCCGCTCCctggtgagctcctcttcctcgtcggagggCAACGCCATCTTGGCCGCGAATGTCTTCTCTGCAGGCGATGGCTCCCCCATCATGAGCGTCATCCGCGCCCTTATTGGTGCCTCTTCATTGTCTGAGCTCGG GTCCTTCTCAATCTACCAAGGGAGTGCATATGCATCAAGGGAACTTGTACCAGTCTATCAGGGGAGTGCTTACGGCTTCCGAGAGCTTGTACCTGCTTCATACCGTAGATTTCACCCTTGCAAG GTTCTTCCTGTGTCTCTGACATCAAACAGGAATTCTTCCCTCATGCTTGTAAACATTCTACTCGGTGCTTGGTTTGGAGGATATCTCTTGGCTTCAACCGATGGTCAACCTG GTTCTTTCATCTTGGAAAATCTCAAGGAAAAGCTTAAACTCATCGAAGCAGAGATTAGGGATCTTGAAAGAATGATCGAAGAATTTG caTCTGATTTCATGAAGTTGATGAAACAAAAGCTTGAGCGCTTGAAGGTCTTGAAGGAAGATCTTTTGAAGCTGCTTGAGGATTTTCAAGCAGTGGATGATGTTCTGAGGAAGATGCTGGATGAATTGTCTGCAGACAAGGACTTGACCAAGGAGGATTTGGCTGTTATATGCAAAAAACTTATGGAATTGGAGGCCCCTCCAGAGAAAGAACTTCTGGAAGAAAATCTTGACA TCTTTTGGGTGCTGGGCTGCATTTCACCCAGACAGACATCAATGATCTATGGGAGAGAAGAAAGAAAAGAATCAATCAAGGTGTAA
- the LOC123112924 gene encoding uncharacterized protein isoform X1, which translates to MTAIRSLVSSSSSSEGNAILAANVFSAGDGSPIMSVIRALIGASSLSELGSFSIYQGSAYASRELVPVYQGSAYGFRELVPASYRRFHPCKVLPVSLTSNRNSSLMLVNILLGAWFGGYLLASTDGQPGSFILENLKEKLKLIEAEIRDLERMIEEFGDASDFMKLMKQKLERLKVLKEDLLKLLEDFQAVDDVLRKMLDELSADKDLTKEDLAVICKKLMELEAPPEKELLEENLDIFWVLGCISPRQTSMIYGREERKESIKV; encoded by the exons ATGACCGCCATCCGCTCCctggtgagctcctcttcctcgtcggagggCAACGCCATCTTGGCCGCGAATGTCTTCTCTGCAGGCGATGGCTCCCCCATCATGAGCGTCATCCGCGCCCTTATTGGTGCCTCTTCATTGTCTGAGCTCGG GTCCTTCTCAATCTACCAAGGGAGTGCATATGCATCAAGGGAACTTGTACCAGTCTATCAGGGGAGTGCTTACGGCTTCCGAGAGCTTGTACCTGCTTCATACCGTAGATTTCACCCTTGCAAG GTTCTTCCTGTGTCTCTGACATCAAACAGGAATTCTTCCCTCATGCTTGTAAACATTCTACTCGGTGCTTGGTTTGGAGGATATCTCTTGGCTTCAACCGATGGTCAACCTG GTTCTTTCATCTTGGAAAATCTCAAGGAAAAGCTTAAACTCATCGAAGCAGAGATTAGGGATCTTGAAAGAATGATCGAAGAATTTGGTGATG caTCTGATTTCATGAAGTTGATGAAACAAAAGCTTGAGCGCTTGAAGGTCTTGAAGGAAGATCTTTTGAAGCTGCTTGAGGATTTTCAAGCAGTGGATGATGTTCTGAGGAAGATGCTGGATGAATTGTCTGCAGACAAGGACTTGACCAAGGAGGATTTGGCTGTTATATGCAAAAAACTTATGGAATTGGAGGCCCCTCCAGAGAAAGAACTTCTGGAAGAAAATCTTGACA TCTTTTGGGTGCTGGGCTGCATTTCACCCAGACAGACATCAATGATCTATGGGAGAGAAGAAAGAAAAGAATCAATCAAGGTGTAA
- the LOC123112924 gene encoding uncharacterized protein isoform X3 gives MTAIRSLVSSSSSSEGNAILAANVFSAGDGSPIMSVIRALIGASSLSELGSFSIYQGSAYASRELVPVYQGSAYGFRELVPASYRRFHPCKVLPVSLTSNRNSSLMLVNILLGAWFGGYLLASTDGQPGSFILENLKEKLKLIEAEIRDLERMIEEFGDASDFMKLMKQKLERLKVLKEDLLKLLEDFQAVDDVLRKMLDELSADKDLTKEDLAVICKKLMELEAPPEKELLEENLDIWEKIAPGSITSHRSTWYSR, from the exons ATGACCGCCATCCGCTCCctggtgagctcctcttcctcgtcggagggCAACGCCATCTTGGCCGCGAATGTCTTCTCTGCAGGCGATGGCTCCCCCATCATGAGCGTCATCCGCGCCCTTATTGGTGCCTCTTCATTGTCTGAGCTCGG GTCCTTCTCAATCTACCAAGGGAGTGCATATGCATCAAGGGAACTTGTACCAGTCTATCAGGGGAGTGCTTACGGCTTCCGAGAGCTTGTACCTGCTTCATACCGTAGATTTCACCCTTGCAAG GTTCTTCCTGTGTCTCTGACATCAAACAGGAATTCTTCCCTCATGCTTGTAAACATTCTACTCGGTGCTTGGTTTGGAGGATATCTCTTGGCTTCAACCGATGGTCAACCTG GTTCTTTCATCTTGGAAAATCTCAAGGAAAAGCTTAAACTCATCGAAGCAGAGATTAGGGATCTTGAAAGAATGATCGAAGAATTTGGTGATG caTCTGATTTCATGAAGTTGATGAAACAAAAGCTTGAGCGCTTGAAGGTCTTGAAGGAAGATCTTTTGAAGCTGCTTGAGGATTTTCAAGCAGTGGATGATGTTCTGAGGAAGATGCTGGATGAATTGTCTGCAGACAAGGACTTGACCAAGGAGGATTTGGCTGTTATATGCAAAAAACTTATGGAATTGGAGGCCCCTCCAGAGAAAGAACTTCTGGAAGAAAATCTTGACA TTTGGGAAAAAATTGCTCCAGGCTCCATCACTAGCCATAGGTCTACATGGTACTCTCGATGA
- the LOC123112924 gene encoding uncharacterized protein isoform X4, whose amino-acid sequence MTAIRSLVSSSSSSEGNAILAANVFSAGDGSPIMSVIRALIGASSLSELGSFSIYQGSAYASRELVPVYQGSAYGFRELVPASYRRFHPCKVLPVSLTSNRNSSLMLVNILLGAWFGGYLLASTDGQPGSFILENLKEKLKLIEAEIRDLERMIEEFASDFMKLMKQKLERLKVLKEDLLKLLEDFQAVDDVLRKMLDELSADKDLTKEDLAVICKKLMELEAPPEKELLEENLDIWEKIAPGSITSHRSTWYSR is encoded by the exons ATGACCGCCATCCGCTCCctggtgagctcctcttcctcgtcggagggCAACGCCATCTTGGCCGCGAATGTCTTCTCTGCAGGCGATGGCTCCCCCATCATGAGCGTCATCCGCGCCCTTATTGGTGCCTCTTCATTGTCTGAGCTCGG GTCCTTCTCAATCTACCAAGGGAGTGCATATGCATCAAGGGAACTTGTACCAGTCTATCAGGGGAGTGCTTACGGCTTCCGAGAGCTTGTACCTGCTTCATACCGTAGATTTCACCCTTGCAAG GTTCTTCCTGTGTCTCTGACATCAAACAGGAATTCTTCCCTCATGCTTGTAAACATTCTACTCGGTGCTTGGTTTGGAGGATATCTCTTGGCTTCAACCGATGGTCAACCTG GTTCTTTCATCTTGGAAAATCTCAAGGAAAAGCTTAAACTCATCGAAGCAGAGATTAGGGATCTTGAAAGAATGATCGAAGAATTTG caTCTGATTTCATGAAGTTGATGAAACAAAAGCTTGAGCGCTTGAAGGTCTTGAAGGAAGATCTTTTGAAGCTGCTTGAGGATTTTCAAGCAGTGGATGATGTTCTGAGGAAGATGCTGGATGAATTGTCTGCAGACAAGGACTTGACCAAGGAGGATTTGGCTGTTATATGCAAAAAACTTATGGAATTGGAGGCCCCTCCAGAGAAAGAACTTCTGGAAGAAAATCTTGACA TTTGGGAAAAAATTGCTCCAGGCTCCATCACTAGCCATAGGTCTACATGGTACTCTCGATGA